From the genome of Halorussus caseinilyticus, one region includes:
- a CDS encoding S8 family peptidase, producing the protein MADNRNGVSRRNVLKIAGGSIAAAGLAGLGSASGEVEVNVGFSSERGRQETLDKANETVREFDSIDVVTAKMPAVAAKGLQNNPNVRYVEENGTVEALAQTLPWGIDRVDADVAHSNGNTGSGADIAILDTGIDSDHPDLQANLGTGKDFSGKGTWEDGDGHGTHCAGIANAVNNSEGVVGVSTEATLHAGKVLGDDGSGSFSDVAAGLEWAANQGYDVASLSLGASSGSTTVKDAVDYAYNNGVLVVSSAGNSGPCNECVGYPAAYSNAVAVSSTDSDDTLSSFSSTGSEVELAAPGGSIYSTYAGGGYDTLSGTSMSCPHVSGAGAQLMANGASNTEARSTLQNTAEDLGLSSNEQGYGLLDVEAALNGDSGGGGTGDTAPSVDSLSVNNRSNGGWARFEVSWSVSDADGDLASVDLALTQSTTVDSATTSVSGSSASGSDKLQEKKGSGTYDVTLTVTDSKGNTATQTTTVTA; encoded by the coding sequence ATGGCTGATAATAGAAACGGCGTTTCGAGACGTAACGTGCTGAAAATCGCTGGCGGGTCGATAGCGGCGGCCGGACTCGCCGGACTCGGGAGTGCGAGCGGCGAAGTCGAAGTCAACGTCGGATTCTCGTCCGAGCGCGGCCGACAGGAGACCCTCGACAAGGCGAACGAGACGGTCCGGGAGTTCGACTCCATCGATGTCGTGACCGCCAAGATGCCCGCAGTGGCGGCCAAGGGCCTCCAGAACAACCCCAACGTGCGCTACGTCGAAGAGAACGGCACGGTGGAAGCGCTGGCCCAGACCCTGCCGTGGGGCATCGACCGCGTGGACGCGGACGTGGCACACAGCAACGGTAACACCGGTAGCGGCGCGGACATCGCCATCCTCGACACCGGTATCGACTCCGACCACCCCGACCTGCAGGCCAACCTCGGCACCGGGAAAGACTTCTCGGGCAAAGGGACGTGGGAGGACGGCGACGGCCACGGCACCCACTGCGCCGGGATTGCGAACGCCGTCAACAACAGCGAGGGCGTCGTCGGCGTCTCGACCGAGGCCACTCTCCACGCTGGCAAGGTGCTTGGCGACGACGGAAGCGGGTCGTTCTCCGACGTTGCCGCCGGTCTCGAATGGGCCGCCAATCAGGGCTACGACGTAGCCAGCCTGAGCCTCGGCGCGAGTTCCGGGTCGACCACCGTCAAAGACGCCGTGGACTACGCCTACAACAACGGCGTGCTGGTGGTCTCTTCCGCTGGCAACTCCGGTCCGTGTAACGAGTGCGTCGGCTATCCGGCCGCCTACAGTAACGCCGTCGCAGTGTCTTCGACCGACAGCGACGACACCCTGTCGAGTTTCTCCTCGACCGGTTCCGAGGTCGAACTCGCCGCACCGGGCGGGAGCATCTACTCGACGTACGCGGGCGGCGGCTACGACACCCTCTCGGGCACGTCGATGTCCTGCCCGCACGTCTCGGGCGCGGGTGCCCAACTCATGGCCAACGGCGCGAGCAACACCGAGGCCCGGAGTACGCTCCAGAACACCGCCGAGGACCTCGGCCTGTCGAGCAACGAACAGGGCTACGGTCTCCTCGACGTTGAGGCCGCGCTCAACGGCGACAGCGGCGGTGGCGGCACGGGCGACACCGCACCGTCGGTCGATTCGCTCAGCGTCAACAACCGGAGCAACGGCGGTTGGGCGCGCTTCGAGGTCAGTTGGAGCGTCTCGGACGCCGACGGGGACCTCGCGTCGGTGGACCTCGCGCTCACCCAGTCCACTACGGTCGATTCCGCGACCACCTCGGTCAGCGGGTCCAGCGCGTCCGGGTCGGACAAACTGCAGGAGAAGAAGGGCAGTGGCACCTACGACGTGACGCTCACCGTCACGGACTCGAAGGGCAACACCGCCACCCAGACGACGACCGTCACGGCCTAA
- a CDS encoding DUF7534 family protein, with translation MDWSRLGGAVPDALVISFVLGAILSPPDPFTQLLYVGPTFVVALLALSRYGQRSVGPWWRRYLVFVGGTVVVAIAGGALALAVGRADASGVRAAFTLAGVGFGAWLAYFGGWAALTSRDP, from the coding sequence ATGGATTGGTCCCGACTCGGGGGCGCGGTTCCCGACGCCCTCGTGATTTCGTTCGTCCTCGGTGCGATTCTCTCGCCGCCCGACCCGTTCACCCAGTTGCTGTACGTCGGCCCGACGTTCGTCGTCGCACTGCTGGCTCTCTCCCGGTACGGCCAGCGGTCCGTCGGTCCGTGGTGGCGTCGGTACCTCGTCTTCGTGGGCGGTACCGTCGTGGTTGCAATCGCCGGGGGCGCGCTAGCGCTCGCGGTCGGCCGCGCGGACGCCTCGGGCGTCCGCGCGGCGTTCACGCTGGCCGGGGTCGGGTTCGGCGCGTGGCTGGCGTACTTCGGCGGATGGGCCGCGCTGACGAGTCGAGACCCGTAG
- a CDS encoding riboflavin synthase: protein MFTGIVEESGAVRDVTVTDEGRRLRIEGEEVTGDLERGQSISVSGVCLTVEEFGDDWFEVFLASETVAKTYLGEVEAGDPVNLERAMPADGRFDGHVVQGHVDTTAEVVAVREVGEDWEYEFAVPEGFGRYVVDKGSVTVDGISLTVADRGDDAFSVAIIPETRRVTNLSEKEPGDPVHLEVDVIAKYAERLLDDAGFEVGGAEVLGTPER from the coding sequence ATGTTTACCGGAATCGTTGAGGAGTCGGGCGCAGTGCGGGACGTGACCGTGACCGACGAGGGCCGTCGCCTCCGCATCGAGGGCGAGGAAGTCACCGGGGACCTCGAACGCGGCCAGAGCATCAGCGTCAGCGGCGTCTGCCTGACCGTCGAGGAGTTCGGCGACGACTGGTTCGAGGTGTTCCTCGCCAGCGAAACCGTCGCAAAGACCTACCTCGGCGAAGTCGAGGCTGGCGACCCGGTGAACCTCGAACGCGCGATGCCCGCCGACGGGCGCTTCGACGGCCACGTAGTGCAGGGTCACGTCGATACGACCGCCGAGGTCGTGGCCGTGCGCGAGGTCGGCGAGGACTGGGAGTACGAGTTCGCCGTCCCCGAGGGGTTCGGCAGATACGTCGTGGACAAGGGGTCGGTGACGGTGGACGGCATCAGTCTCACGGTGGCCGACCGCGGTGACGACGCCTTCTCGGTCGCCATCATCCCCGAGACCCGCCGCGTGACCAACCTCTCGGAGAAGGAACCCGGCGACCCGGTTCATCTGGAGGTGGACGTAATCGCAAAGTACGCCGAACGACTGCTCGACGACGCTGGCTTCGAAGTCGGCGGCGCAGAAGTCCTCGGGACGCCCGAGCGGTGA
- a CDS encoding cell division protein SepF — protein MGFMNKILGDRDAHTAEDYVELNLDDFDTASGDAAMQVHIAEIQGQQDVIAIKDAIYDGDLVVADITRLRTEDTTVERITNELQQVAREVDGDIVQKGDDQILVTPTGVKVSREKLTR, from the coding sequence ATGGGCTTCATGAACAAAATCCTCGGCGACCGGGACGCACACACTGCCGAGGACTACGTGGAACTCAATCTCGACGACTTCGACACGGCGTCTGGTGACGCCGCGATGCAGGTCCACATCGCCGAGATACAGGGCCAGCAGGACGTAATCGCCATCAAGGACGCTATCTACGACGGCGACCTCGTGGTCGCCGACATCACCCGCCTACGGACCGAAGACACGACCGTAGAGCGAATCACCAACGAACTCCAGCAGGTCGCCCGCGAGGTAGACGGCGACATCGTACAGAAAGGCGACGACCAGATTCTCGTCACCCCGACCGGCGTGAAGGTCAGTCGAGAGAAACTCACTCGCTGA
- a CDS encoding DUF7532 family protein, producing MSFDPRTRRALREAGVSEDALREASDAAASDAERTAGTIESFFEDRDVVYSDMDLTHSTSEYPEHAVEYADLFTHSADVRGWLRFDSWGVYVEGGRVLSDEVVELTLGPTVHERVRFATDREEL from the coding sequence ATGAGCTTCGACCCCCGCACGCGACGCGCGCTACGCGAGGCGGGCGTCTCCGAAGACGCTCTCCGAGAGGCGTCGGACGCCGCGGCGTCCGACGCCGAGCGAACGGCCGGGACGATTGAATCGTTCTTCGAGGACCGGGATGTCGTCTACTCCGACATGGACCTGACCCACAGCACTTCCGAGTATCCCGAACACGCGGTCGAGTACGCCGACCTGTTCACCCACAGCGCCGACGTACGCGGGTGGCTTCGGTTCGACTCGTGGGGCGTCTACGTCGAGGGCGGCCGGGTGCTGAGCGACGAGGTGGTCGAGTTGACCCTCGGCCCGACGGTCCACGAGCGAGTCCGGTTCGCAACCGACCGCGAGGAACTATGA
- a CDS encoding HVO_0416 family zinc finger protein produces the protein MATAPTGDDVFDEFLSERGHETETVGWQEDYNKKQCPECGGLHDTSASECSVCGWRP, from the coding sequence ATGGCGACCGCACCGACCGGCGACGACGTTTTCGACGAATTCCTGTCCGAGCGTGGCCACGAAACTGAGACTGTCGGCTGGCAGGAGGACTACAACAAGAAACAGTGTCCGGAGTGCGGCGGACTCCACGATACGTCCGCGAGCGAATGTTCGGTATGCGGTTGGCGACCGTAG
- the npdG gene encoding NADPH-dependent F420 reductase translates to MRIALLGGTGDIGQALALRWARDTDHEILVGSRDPEKARGKADEYETELDSLGVEREIKGFANEMAADRADVVVLAVPAFHVKDTVEAVADRIEDADVLVSPAVGMNRDEDGFHYKPPKAGSVTELVADVAPEGVPVVGAFHNLSADRLANLDVELDLDTLVVGDDEDAVETVRQLADQIDGLRALRAGSTANAAEVESMTPLLINIAVENEGMHDVGVTFE, encoded by the coding sequence ATGCGAATCGCACTGCTCGGCGGGACCGGCGACATCGGACAGGCCCTCGCGCTCCGGTGGGCGCGAGACACCGACCACGAGATTCTCGTCGGGTCCCGAGACCCCGAGAAGGCCCGCGGGAAGGCCGACGAGTACGAGACCGAACTCGACAGTCTGGGCGTCGAGCGCGAAATCAAGGGGTTCGCCAACGAGATGGCGGCCGACCGGGCGGACGTGGTGGTGCTGGCGGTGCCCGCGTTCCACGTCAAAGACACCGTAGAGGCCGTCGCCGACCGCATCGAGGACGCCGACGTGCTGGTCTCGCCTGCCGTCGGGATGAACCGCGACGAGGACGGCTTCCACTACAAGCCCCCGAAGGCCGGGAGCGTCACCGAACTGGTCGCCGACGTTGCGCCCGAGGGCGTTCCGGTCGTCGGTGCCTTCCACAACCTCTCGGCCGACCGGCTCGCCAACCTCGACGTGGAACTCGACCTCGACACGCTGGTCGTCGGCGACGACGAGGACGCGGTGGAGACCGTGCGCCAGTTGGCCGACCAAATCGACGGCCTCCGGGCGCTTCGGGCGGGTAGCACGGCCAACGCCGCGGAAGTCGAGAGCATGACTCCTCTTCTCATCAATATCGCGGTAGAGAACGAGGGTATGCACGACGTGGGCGTGACGTTCGAGTAG
- a CDS encoding UvrD-helicase domain-containing protein, whose translation MSQDTDERVTRLFGGPGSGKTTELLDRVEALLDKDGVGVNDILLVSYTRAAANEVRERLAERRDLNPRSLQGSVCTMHAKAYELLDLSRSDVVGESDKKEFCEDFGIEFEDEYSGAGRRTARSTTLGNKIIATSQWLQRTRRDVSDWYDVPFQWNDEEVRLPPDIDPNAQEGNKYTPTWPSDDDRLDVPEAIRGWRNYKGENDLVGFADMLERVRQRSLLPNVDYLVIDEFQDITSLQYDVYEEWKPHMEEVLIAGDDDQVVYAWQGADPKLLLEEEGNDVILDTSHRLPSEILQVVQQEVRHIDERQEKNLSPRKEGGTVEQVDSPSMLELVRNVRYTIEEHDGTLMILFRARYQMFRFIDEFIDEGIPFKCLTDQRMWTDRLQQYVDAVEKVENDDPITALQARRLADMLQDSAFGTNERDELFDAIDDRKEEAETDDLAEIEVEPDFVTDFAPFMPGPASAADMVRKVTSFQKNSMRAYFQSDYQGMAADRVRLGTIHSAKGREADHVFVATDLTEKVVEQMAATVDGEVDGEEFTSTTDPVPVLTDNERRVFYVGMSRARERLVIMENLVGGAPTLPIDVLLYNERNEKDLEDALAEVSEATPQ comes from the coding sequence ATGAGTCAGGACACGGACGAACGTGTGACCCGACTGTTCGGTGGTCCCGGAAGCGGGAAAACCACCGAACTGCTCGACCGGGTCGAAGCTCTACTCGACAAGGACGGCGTCGGCGTCAACGACATTCTGCTGGTCTCGTACACCCGAGCGGCCGCTAACGAGGTCCGCGAGCGTCTCGCCGAACGCCGGGACCTCAACCCGCGTTCGCTTCAGGGGTCGGTCTGCACGATGCACGCGAAAGCCTACGAACTGCTCGACCTCTCGCGGAGCGACGTGGTGGGCGAGTCCGACAAGAAGGAGTTCTGCGAGGACTTCGGCATCGAGTTCGAAGACGAGTACAGTGGCGCAGGTCGTCGGACCGCACGCTCTACCACGCTCGGCAACAAGATAATCGCCACCAGCCAGTGGCTTCAGCGGACCCGCCGGGACGTGTCCGACTGGTACGACGTGCCCTTCCAGTGGAACGACGAGGAGGTTCGCCTGCCGCCGGACATCGACCCCAACGCTCAAGAGGGCAACAAGTACACTCCGACGTGGCCCAGCGACGACGACCGACTCGACGTGCCCGAGGCCATCCGCGGGTGGCGCAACTACAAGGGCGAGAACGACCTCGTTGGCTTCGCAGACATGCTCGAACGGGTCCGCCAGCGGTCGCTCCTCCCGAACGTCGATTACCTCGTCATCGACGAGTTTCAGGACATCACCAGCCTCCAGTACGACGTGTACGAGGAGTGGAAACCCCACATGGAGGAAGTCCTCATCGCGGGCGACGACGACCAAGTGGTCTACGCGTGGCAGGGCGCGGACCCCAAACTCCTGCTCGAAGAGGAAGGCAACGACGTGATTCTCGACACGTCCCACCGCCTCCCCTCCGAGATTCTGCAAGTCGTCCAACAGGAAGTGCGTCACATAGACGAGCGCCAAGAGAAGAACCTCTCGCCGCGCAAGGAGGGCGGGACGGTCGAACAGGTCGATAGCCCGTCGATGCTCGAGCTCGTCCGGAACGTCAGGTACACCATCGAGGAACACGACGGCACCCTGATGATTCTGTTCCGGGCGCGCTACCAGATGTTCCGGTTCATCGACGAGTTCATCGACGAGGGCATCCCGTTCAAGTGTCTGACCGACCAGCGGATGTGGACCGACCGACTCCAGCAGTACGTGGACGCCGTCGAGAAGGTCGAGAACGACGACCCCATCACGGCGCTTCAGGCCCGACGCCTCGCCGACATGCTTCAGGACTCTGCGTTCGGCACCAACGAACGCGACGAGTTGTTCGACGCGATAGACGACCGAAAGGAGGAAGCGGAGACGGACGACCTCGCGGAAATCGAGGTCGAACCCGACTTCGTGACCGACTTCGCGCCGTTCATGCCGGGTCCGGCCTCGGCCGCCGACATGGTGCGGAAGGTCACGAGTTTCCAGAAGAACTCGATGCGGGCCTACTTCCAGAGCGACTATCAGGGCATGGCCGCCGACCGGGTGCGCCTCGGCACCATCCACTCCGCGAAGGGCCGCGAGGCCGACCACGTGTTCGTCGCTACGGACCTGACCGAGAAGGTGGTAGAACAGATGGCCGCCACGGTGGACGGCGAAGTGGACGGCGAGGAGTTCACCTCCACGACCGACCCGGTGCCGGTGCTGACCGACAACGAGCGACGGGTGTTCTACGTCGGGATGTCTCGCGCGCGCGAACGTCTCGTCATCATGGAGAATCTGGTCGGCGGCGCGCCGACCCTGCCAATCGACGTGTTGCTCTACAACGAGCGAAACGAGAAGGACCTCGAAGACGCGCTGGCGGAAGTCTCGGAAGCGACGCCGCAGTGA
- a CDS encoding TIGR01548 family HAD-type hydrolase produces MQADAVVLDIDGVVVDVADSYRRAIVESIAHVYGDTIEKEAIQSFKDAGGFNNDWELTYAAALFVLARREGLETDLETFTDRIAARRAASDDAESADGLDAAEAVVDDALSPEASERARADWDPERLRDVFQRLYLGADLYADIEGADSDPGGADSELDAPGFIHDEPVLLESETLDALGDRPLGIVTGRPADEADIAQRRANLDVPDDRRFTMDDWEQGKPHPHALVTLAGRFDADAVVFVGDTLDDVKTARNADDEDPGREYVGVGVLTGGLTGEEGRRKYDEAGADAVLDSVNDLPDLLE; encoded by the coding sequence ATGCAAGCAGACGCGGTCGTGCTGGACATCGACGGAGTAGTCGTGGACGTGGCCGACTCCTACCGGCGGGCAATCGTGGAGTCCATCGCGCACGTCTACGGCGACACCATCGAGAAGGAGGCCATCCAGTCGTTCAAAGACGCTGGCGGGTTCAACAACGACTGGGAACTCACCTACGCCGCGGCGCTGTTCGTCCTCGCGCGCCGCGAGGGACTGGAGACGGACCTCGAAACGTTCACCGACCGAATCGCGGCGCGCCGGGCCGCCAGCGACGACGCCGAATCCGCTGACGGACTCGACGCCGCCGAAGCGGTCGTGGACGACGCGCTGTCGCCGGAGGCAAGCGAGCGCGCACGGGCCGACTGGGACCCCGAGCGACTCCGCGATGTCTTCCAGCGACTCTACCTCGGCGCGGACCTCTACGCCGACATCGAGGGCGCGGACTCCGACCCCGGCGGCGCGGACTCGGAACTCGACGCACCGGGATTCATCCACGACGAACCCGTCCTGCTCGAATCCGAGACGCTCGACGCCCTCGGCGACCGACCGCTCGGCATCGTCACCGGACGGCCCGCGGACGAGGCCGACATCGCCCAGCGACGGGCGAATCTCGACGTGCCCGACGACCGGCGGTTCACGATGGACGACTGGGAGCAGGGCAAGCCCCATCCCCACGCGCTGGTCACGCTAGCCGGGCGATTCGACGCGGACGCGGTGGTCTTCGTCGGCGACACCTTAGACGACGTGAAGACCGCCCGAAACGCCGACGACGAGGACCCCGGCCGCGAGTACGTCGGCGTCGGGGTGCTGACCGGCGGACTGACCGGCGAGGAGGGCCGCCGGAAGTACGACGAGGCGGGCGCGGACGCCGTACTCGACTCGGTGAACGACCTCCCGGACCTGCTGGAGTAG
- a CDS encoding transporter, producing the protein MVRFSTLVILAGVVLLFVPIPPIATILGIVTIAVGVLMRWLG; encoded by the coding sequence ATGGTCCGATTCTCGACGCTCGTCATCCTCGCCGGAGTCGTCCTGTTGTTCGTGCCGATTCCGCCGATTGCGACCATCCTCGGAATCGTCACGATTGCGGTCGGCGTCCTGATGCGATGGCTCGGGTGA
- a CDS encoding DUF7563 family protein, giving the protein MPECQNCGSFVTDAYARVFTPREVDNPRVCPECEDKIRDGSEVREARSPRNTS; this is encoded by the coding sequence ATGCCTGAGTGCCAGAACTGTGGGTCGTTCGTGACGGACGCCTACGCGCGAGTATTCACCCCGCGCGAGGTAGACAACCCGCGAGTGTGCCCCGAATGCGAAGACAAGATTCGAGACGGAAGCGAAGTGCGCGAGGCGCGGTCGCCCAGAAACACTTCGTAA
- a CDS encoding PrsW family intramembrane metalloprotease, producing the protein MERDPIEEGATDSADLYDIATWESRSWLDKLSGGVYRSLRRLGHVIVVLLALVILVAQFALTGLAAISDPIIGAFVLMSVVPAFGLAAYIWYADVTTSEPLSLLVATFLLGVLFAGFAAIINTLAGAITLVPVVGMVLFFYLVVAPVEEVVKWLAIRLYAFRSDRFDAVIDGAVYGAMAGLGFATIENAIYITQSIADVGTIGSQQIASAGQTAAVRLLAGPGHVIYSAFAGYYLGLAKFNRENAGPIVVKGLLIAAFIHGTYNSLVTYLNPLLDALGLAVAPGVAFLGFVVVYDGVFGYLLYRKLSHYRNAYRQVDMGTSVSFADESVGRDRADFEESTDGAGDYETSEGYSESRRAADASEGRRTESQYPEGDSE; encoded by the coding sequence ATGGAACGCGACCCGATAGAAGAAGGTGCGACCGACTCGGCGGACCTCTACGACATCGCCACGTGGGAGTCCCGGAGTTGGCTCGACAAGTTGTCAGGCGGGGTGTATCGCAGTTTACGTCGGTTGGGCCACGTAATCGTCGTCCTACTCGCGCTCGTCATCCTCGTCGCCCAGTTCGCGCTGACCGGACTGGCGGCCATCAGCGACCCGATAATCGGCGCGTTCGTCCTCATGTCGGTCGTCCCGGCGTTCGGTCTCGCCGCCTACATCTGGTACGCCGACGTGACGACTTCCGAACCGCTCTCGCTTCTGGTGGCGACGTTCCTGCTCGGCGTGCTGTTCGCGGGATTCGCCGCCATCATCAACACGCTGGCGGGCGCGATTACGCTCGTTCCGGTCGTCGGGATGGTGCTGTTCTTCTATCTAGTCGTCGCGCCGGTCGAAGAGGTGGTGAAGTGGCTGGCGATTCGGCTCTACGCCTTCCGGAGCGACCGATTCGACGCGGTTATCGACGGCGCGGTGTACGGCGCGATGGCTGGACTGGGCTTCGCCACCATCGAAAACGCCATCTACATCACCCAGAGCATCGCCGACGTGGGCACTATCGGCTCTCAGCAAATCGCGTCGGCGGGCCAGACCGCCGCGGTCCGCCTGCTGGCCGGTCCGGGTCACGTCATCTACTCGGCGTTCGCTGGCTACTATCTCGGTCTCGCCAAGTTCAACCGGGAGAACGCCGGTCCCATCGTGGTCAAGGGCCTGCTCATCGCGGCGTTCATCCACGGAACCTACAACTCGCTGGTGACGTACCTGAACCCGCTCCTCGACGCGTTGGGACTCGCTGTCGCACCGGGCGTGGCGTTCCTCGGGTTCGTCGTCGTCTACGACGGCGTGTTCGGCTACCTGCTCTACCGGAAACTCTCGCACTACCGGAACGCCTACCGGCAGGTGGACATGGGTACGAGCGTCAGTTTCGCGGACGAAAGCGTCGGACGCGACCGGGCCGACTTCGAGGAATCGACCGACGGCGCAGGGGACTACGAGACCTCCGAGGGGTACTCGGAGAGTCGGCGCGCCGCGGACGCCTCGGAGGGACGACGTACCGAAAGTCAGTATCCCGAAGGCGACTCCGAGTAG
- a CDS encoding DUF402 domain-containing protein, with protein MTGVRIRGIYTTALTQRLRESFEVVQASPPIRRRFDANFPSKEYDASVGTTDDRQGAGVTGDPEAVEAVAENLAEVGVDAFRWSDPAPRGAVFDAAVSDTLGGGAVVDLGDREGYLSFGRIDRRIHEGDRVRVQVHDAAPPWADHRPDLGTEIQAFGGVASLSKGIDKVVASGDEATRTELARTTQMLPTEVPDDWGVRWEYAAEDAGMDAMDDALGRAVAQAETIDAALADAPDSPEDAEGGDVPRRLAAPETTTWCWFGRESRFGLDEARREVTTTMPGHHRVKAARASASAAVDFVEDLWAETEGPADGDDFPTGAALRQFGPSEGDRLEIRHGKPDGRCFSLGRGEVTQCSPGEGKVTVRRQMSGRGTYDALGTTRESGDVAVTKFREGRWWYPTVYRSEDGAKKGTYVNVCTPVELFPDAARYVDLHVDVVKFPDGEVERVDDDELDEAVEDGYVAPELAEKARSVAGRVERALK; from the coding sequence ATGACCGGCGTCCGCATCCGCGGTATCTACACCACCGCGCTGACCCAGCGTCTCCGCGAGTCGTTCGAGGTGGTGCAGGCCTCGCCACCCATCCGGCGGCGCTTCGACGCGAACTTCCCGAGTAAGGAGTACGACGCCAGCGTCGGGACCACGGACGACCGGCAGGGCGCGGGCGTGACCGGCGACCCCGAGGCGGTCGAAGCGGTCGCCGAGAACCTCGCCGAAGTCGGCGTGGACGCCTTCCGATGGTCGGACCCGGCCCCGCGCGGGGCGGTCTTCGACGCCGCGGTGAGCGACACCCTCGGTGGCGGCGCAGTCGTGGACCTCGGCGACCGAGAGGGCTACCTCTCGTTCGGCAGAATCGACCGGCGAATCCACGAGGGCGACCGAGTTCGGGTGCAGGTCCACGACGCCGCGCCGCCGTGGGCCGACCACCGGCCCGACCTCGGCACCGAGATACAGGCGTTCGGCGGAGTCGCCAGCCTCTCGAAGGGCATCGACAAGGTGGTGGCCTCCGGCGACGAGGCGACCCGGACCGAACTCGCCCGGACGACCCAGATGCTCCCGACCGAGGTACCCGACGACTGGGGCGTCCGGTGGGAGTACGCCGCCGAGGACGCGGGCATGGACGCGATGGACGACGCCCTCGGCCGGGCAGTCGCGCAGGCCGAGACCATCGACGCCGCGCTCGCGGACGCGCCCGACTCGCCCGAGGACGCCGAGGGCGGCGACGTGCCCCGGAGACTCGCCGCGCCCGAGACGACGACGTGGTGCTGGTTCGGCCGCGAGTCCAGATTCGGCTTGGACGAGGCCCGCCGCGAGGTCACGACCACGATGCCGGGCCACCACCGGGTGAAGGCCGCCCGCGCCTCGGCCAGCGCCGCGGTGGACTTCGTGGAAGACCTCTGGGCCGAGACCGAGGGTCCGGCCGACGGCGACGACTTTCCGACGGGCGCGGCCCTCCGGCAGTTCGGGCCGAGCGAGGGCGACCGCCTCGAAATCCGCCACGGCAAGCCCGACGGCCGGTGTTTCTCGCTCGGCCGCGGCGAGGTCACGCAGTGTTCCCCCGGCGAGGGGAAGGTCACGGTCCGCAGACAGATGTCGGGCCGAGGGACCTACGACGCACTCGGCACGACGCGCGAGTCCGGCGACGTGGCGGTCACGAAGTTCCGCGAGGGCCGGTGGTGGTATCCGACGGTCTACCGGAGCGAGGACGGCGCGAAGAAGGGAACCTACGTCAACGTCTGCACGCCCGTCGAACTGTTCCCCGACGCGGCGCGCTACGTGGACCTCCACGTGGACGTAGTGAAGTTCCCCGACGGCGAAGTCGAACGCGTGGACGACGACGAGTTAGACGAGGCGGTCGAAGACGGTTACGTCGCTCCGGAGTTGGCCGAGAAAGCCCGAAGCGTGGCGGGTAGGGTCGAGCGCGCCCTGAAGTAG
- a CDS encoding DUF7533 family protein, translated as MNKPGIIGTLQLAATLVFALPVGLLGVQFLLDGETILGGGFLVVAVMMVVLEEYLTTPTDVPGAVARKTVGKVAKTPDDEE; from the coding sequence ATGAACAAACCGGGCATCATCGGTACGCTCCAACTCGCGGCGACGCTCGTCTTCGCGCTTCCGGTCGGTCTGCTCGGCGTCCAGTTCCTCCTTGATGGCGAGACCATCCTCGGCGGCGGATTCCTTGTCGTCGCGGTCATGATGGTCGTGTTAGAGGAGTACCTGACGACGCCGACCGACGTTCCCGGCGCGGTGGCGCGCAAGACGGTCGGGAAAGTGGCGAAGACGCCGGACGACGAGGAGTGA